In the genome of Perca fluviatilis chromosome 4, GENO_Pfluv_1.0, whole genome shotgun sequence, one region contains:
- the LOC120556790 gene encoding cullin-associated NEDD8-dissociated protein 2-like: MEPLKVTCTTKVKAGSVKQEFEELRRSAMRAVAALLAVPEVERSPSMADFANQIRTNADMASIYQSVQGGEGGGLGSAESMDIS, translated from the exons ATGGAGCCTCTTAAAGTTACCTGCACTACCAAG GTGAAGGCCGGTTCTGTGAAGCAGGAGTTTGAGGAGCTGCGGCGCTCGGCCATGCGCGCTGTCGCCGCCCTGCTGGCCGTGCCCGAGGTGGAGAGGAGCCCCAGCATGGCCGACTTCGCCAACCAGATCAGAACCAACGCTGACATGGCGTCAATCTACCAGAGCGtccagggaggggaggggggtggcTTAGGGTCAGCAGAGAGCATGGATATCAGCTAG